In Nicotiana tabacum cultivar K326 chromosome 11, ASM71507v2, whole genome shotgun sequence, a single window of DNA contains:
- the LOC142166103 gene encoding uncharacterized protein LOC142166103 yields MTKGKNSYPIYRRRNTGKSVKVRKQFLDNSWVVPYNPYLLCKYNCHINVEVCSDTKVVKYIYKYICKGHDKISFDLHEDNTNIQIDEIKEYQSARWVSPPEAMWRLFAFHISEMTPSVYHLPLHLDGLQFVSFKKTDTIDSIIKNPMIKKTMLTEFFLMNETNKDAKELKLLYKDFPQHFVWSSTYKMWTRRQQGHVIGRVVTCHPIEGERYYLRLLLMNVKAPKSYKDLLMVNGICCDTFRESAEKRGLLHYDNNLIGCLLEAACYQMPYSLRRLFATILVYCSPANPRELWE; encoded by the coding sequence ATGACGAAAGGAAAGAACTCATACCCAATTTATAGAAGACGAAATACTGGTAAATCTGTTAAAGTTAGAAAACAATTTCTTGATAACTCATGGGTTGTTCCCTACAACCCCTATCTGCTATGTAAATACAATTGCCATATAAATGTAGAGGTTTGCTCCGACACTAAAGTTGtgaaatatatatacaaatatatctGCAAAGGACATGATAAGATATCATTTGACTTACACGAAGATAACACAAATATACAAATAGATGAGATAAAAGAGTATCAATCTGCTAGATGGGTGTCACCTCCAGAAGCTATGTGGCGCTTATTTGCGTTTCATATTAGTGAAATGACTCCGAGTGTTTATCACCTCCCATTACATCTTGATGGACTACAATTTGTCTCTTTTAAAAAAACCGACACAATAGATAGTATCATAAAAAATCCTATGATTAAGAAGACGATGTTGACAGAATTCTTTTTGATGAATGAAACAAACAAAGATGCTAAAGAGCTTAAATTACTGTATAAAGATTTTCCACAACACTTCGTATGGTCATCTACCTATAAAATGTGGACTCGACGACAACAAGGTCACGTTATTGGCCGGGTAGTAACATGTCATCCAATAGAGGGAGAAAGATATTACCTTAGATTATTACTAATGAATGTGAAAGCACCAAAATCATACAAAGATCTTCTAATGGTAAATGGAATATGCTGCGACACATTTAGAGAATCTGCAGAAAAAAGAGGGTTGTTACACTATGACAACAACTTGATTGGATGTTTGTTAGAGGCTGCATGTTATCAAATGCCTTATAGTTTAAGACGTTTATTTGCTACAATATTAGTATACTGCAGCCCTGCCAATCCAAGAGAATTGTGGGAATAG